A single window of Micrococcaceae bacterium Sec5.1 DNA harbors:
- a CDS encoding MFS transporter, with translation MNQFLAKVPRGWLILACIGLIALNMRGPFVAVAPVVGSLQADLGFSPVELGLLTGIPVLCFSLASPLASLAGRRLGAEFAVMLTLLGVLAGVVIRSSGGGVPVMVGTVIIGVAITIGNIAVPLIIRRDFAPRRQATAMGVYTAALNIGSFLTSVATAPLAEWLGWRLSLAASALLALAAILFWIPTVGFRRALVPAAVPAPDRSASAAVAGVGWLTVGLTIGFAGQAFSYYGITAWLPTFLSDELGMGAAEAGAGSSLFQIFAIVGGLGVPLLARFASTTTVAVTLSALWLTVPVGLLLAPGLWWMWSSMGGVAQGGGITVVFIAIIKFAHSQAAAGKMSAVVQGVGYLVAALAPTVIGYVHAVSSGWTVPLLVILGSVLAFCVCITLSVRWVARQR, from the coding sequence CTCGCGTGCATCGGCCTGATCGCGCTCAACATGCGCGGGCCGTTCGTAGCAGTGGCCCCCGTGGTGGGTTCGCTGCAGGCCGACCTGGGATTCTCACCTGTTGAACTCGGCCTGTTGACCGGCATCCCTGTGCTCTGTTTTTCGCTGGCCTCGCCGTTGGCCTCCTTGGCTGGCCGGCGCCTCGGTGCCGAATTCGCGGTGATGCTTACGCTGCTTGGCGTACTGGCCGGCGTCGTGATCCGGTCCAGCGGCGGTGGCGTGCCGGTGATGGTGGGGACGGTCATCATTGGCGTGGCTATTACGATCGGCAATATCGCCGTGCCGCTCATCATCCGCCGGGACTTTGCCCCACGGCGCCAAGCCACCGCGATGGGCGTCTATACGGCCGCCTTGAATATCGGATCGTTCCTTACATCCGTGGCTACTGCGCCGCTCGCTGAATGGTTGGGCTGGCGGCTTTCCCTGGCCGCGAGTGCCCTTCTGGCGTTGGCAGCCATCCTGTTCTGGATCCCGACTGTTGGATTCCGGCGCGCGCTGGTTCCGGCTGCGGTTCCTGCGCCCGATCGCTCTGCATCCGCTGCGGTTGCTGGAGTGGGCTGGCTCACCGTGGGCCTGACGATTGGCTTCGCGGGCCAGGCGTTCTCCTACTACGGCATCACGGCGTGGCTGCCGACCTTCCTGTCCGACGAGCTCGGCATGGGCGCCGCCGAGGCCGGAGCCGGATCATCACTGTTCCAGATCTTCGCGATAGTGGGCGGGCTGGGCGTGCCACTCTTGGCCCGCTTTGCGAGTACGACGACGGTGGCCGTCACCTTGAGTGCGTTATGGCTGACGGTTCCCGTGGGCTTGCTGCTGGCACCCGGTTTGTGGTGGATGTGGTCTTCGATGGGCGGCGTTGCGCAGGGTGGCGGCATCACGGTCGTGTTCATCGCCATCATCAAGTTCGCGCACTCCCAGGCGGCCGCGGGGAAGATGTCCGCAGTTGTGCAGGGTGTGGGCTACTTGGTTGCAGCCTTGGCGCCAACGGTCATCGGCTACGTCCACGCTGTGTCCAGCGGCTGGACCGTGCCGCTGCTGGTGATCCTGGGTTCGGTGCTCGCGTTCTGCGTGTGCATTACATTGTCCGTGCGCTGGGTGGCCCGGCAGCGGTAG